The Leopardus geoffroyi isolate Oge1 chromosome C1, O.geoffroyi_Oge1_pat1.0, whole genome shotgun sequence sequence TGTTCCATCCTTTCATAGGTGCATGTTTTTTCACTTTGATATATTCAAAGCATGACAGAATCCTCCTAACTTTTCATTTAACAGAGTCACTCAGCCTTGTCTGTTCCCTGATTGTTGTTCACTGGGTTGAGGGGATATTTTAAGGAATCCTCTTATTCTTTTGGTATAATCATTTCTTGttatttaaatctaaatattCAAATTATCAAGTTTGCTTAACACAATGTTGCTATAACAGTGTAGATCCCAGTTAGCTACAGAGGTGTTACAAGGAGCTAGCCAGGAGAAACTTCCTGTTGATAACAAACAAGACTGTTGTCCTTGCACCTGTATTCTCCCAGCCAGAGAAAGCAAGATGCTCTTAGTGGCCATTTCTGTTAAAAGGCAACTCTGGCCAGTCCCACTGAAGACTCCTTTGCTCTAACTAGGGGCAGcgaatgttttctttaaaagaccaaatagtaaatattttaatgtgtggGCCATAACTACTGTTACAACTACTCACTTCTGCAGTTGCAGCTTAAAAGATGtcacagacaatacataaatgaacggGTATGaacttttccaataaaactttatatgtaaaaacagttcccagggcgcctgggtggctcagtcagttagtgtctgactcttggtttctgctcaggtcatgatctcatggtttatgagtttaagccccgtactgggctctgtgctggcggtgtggaacctgcttggggttctctgcctccctgtctctcaaaaataaaacatttaaaacaaaaaaccagatcCCAGTCCTACCCTAGGCTGCCATGTTTTGCTTGGAAGATAGAACAGACTCAAAACTGGTCTCTTCACTCTCATGCATATTCCACACAGCAACCagagtaatcttttaaaatctgattcttactggggcgcctgggtggcgcagtcggttaagcgtccgacttcagccaggtcacgatctcacggtccgtgagttcgagccccgcgtcaggctctgggctgatggctcagagcctggagcctgtttccgattctgtgtctccctctctctctgcccctcccccgttcatgctctgtctctctctgtcccaaaaataaataaacattgaaaaaaaaaaaaaattaaaatctgattcTTACTTAAAATCCTCCAGTGGCTCTTACTCACTTTCCAGCCTCTTGCAAATCACCCTCCATCCGTAGCTCTGTCCAGTTGTGCTGAGCTATTTGTAATCCCACAAACTTTCTTCTGACCTTTTTATTCAAATTGTTTCCAGGAAGCCATCCTGGTACCCAAGACTGAAttaggtgccccccccccatatgttCTGCAGTCTTTGATAGTCTCCTCATGATTTCAGTAATTGTTTTTTGATGACTTTTGCTTCCCTGTAGACCCTGCCCAACATCTCTGACCTGTGTCTGAGGGATGTACCCCCAGTCCCTACTCTGGCTGACATCGCCTGGATTGCTGCGGATGAAGAGGAGACATATGCCCGGGTCAGGTAGCTGAGGCAGTAGCTGGTCTGCTGGGAATAGGGAGGGAGCTTCTTTCCAGATGAGGTGGCAGGCAGCAGGGAGAGTGTTCAAGAGGGGCCGAGGGCAACAAAAGCTGTGGGCTCTGAACCTGGCTGTGTTACTCTTGTAGCAACGAGTGAAGGAACTTTAGAAGGGGTGCAGTGGCTGGCTGTCTCTGCTGACATACTTGTCTTTCCCTGGTCCAGGAGTGACACACGGCCCCTGAGGCATACCTGGAAGCCCAGCCCTCTGATTGTCATGCAGCGTAATGCCTCAGTGCCCAACCTGCGTGGGTCTGAGGAGAGGCTCCTGGCCTTGAAGAAGCCAGCCCTGCCAGCCCTAAGCCGCACCACAGAGCTGCAGGATGAGTTGAGCCACCTGCGCAGCCAGATTGCTAAGATAGTGGCAGCCGATGCAGGTAGGAGCCCCTGAGTCAGGGCCAGAATATAACAGGCTGTTCCTTTTACCCTGGCTCTTGGTACAGAATAAGGGTAGGAAAATGATGGTCCATGATTCAGGGGGACATAGGCCCAAAACTCTGGGGCTGTTCTGAGGCCTGATTAGCCTCTGGTACTCCTTGGATGGTTTCCATTGGCCATTTGGGGCTGACTGGTTTGGTTAGGAACAAAACCTTCACTTTacctgtgacctcaggcagattCCCTCCCTTGGTCACAAAAATCAATACCCTCATCCAAGTGTCTTTAACATCACATATTCCGTGAGCCCTCCAgcagctttcatttttaatgagagagaAGCATTCCCCACCATTGAGAGAGCTATCCCCTTTAAGCACTTATCTTCCGTTTCCTTGTTCTACCAGAGACCacctctccatccctccatctgtcTGTAAGGCAGAACCGCTGGAAATAGACGGGAGTCTGTCTTGACCTAGTGCATGAAACATCAACATGTGGATCTCGCCCCAGTTGCCCAGGGTTTATCCTCCTGTTCCTTCCATCCTCACTTTTCTGGTCCTTGTTGACTTAAGGTTTGGGAGCTATGACTTCATCTGTTGGTACAACACATGAAAATCATATGGCAGTTATATAGAGGAATTACACTTGAGTTTTTCATTCATATGTTGGCTACATTTTTGTCATCCAAGAGACAAGCTGAAGTAGTTGatgaaaaatgaaacttaaaaatctttttgttttgcaaattctCCCTTAAGATTTGAGAAACTAGGAGGACTGTCACCATTATGTTTTCGCTACTTCTTCCAGTCACTCAGAAGCACTAGCCCAGTTAGAGAAAGGACAAATTCTGACTTTGGTTCTGTTACTGTTGCTTTGGTCGAAATAGGGCTGTCACTCCATAGCCCACTGCAGAATGGGAGGGAGATTTTAGGTGCCTAAGCCTTTACGGGGTGGATTCTTCCACCCTCCCAGAACACTGGAAGAACTCAGTGcttctgtatcttctttagaTCCTGAGAGGGGAGGGTAGTGGAGGAATCCTCCACTGGCTTACACGGACTATCCCGGGCTCTCCCAGAAGGTCACGGTGTCAGCCCAGGAAATGAGTGTTGTTGGTAGGCAGTGCTTGTGGGGAGAAGATATTACTGCCCTGTTCTAGCCCAATGTCCATCCATGcctattgttttctctttcagctTCGGCTTCATTAACGCCAGATTTCTTATCTCCAGGAAGTTCAAATGTCTCTTCTCCCTTACCTTGTTTTGGATCCTCATTCCACTCTACAACTTCCTTTGTCATTAGTGACATCACCGAGGAGACCGAGGTAGAGGTCCCTGAGCTTCCATCAGTCCCCCTGCTTTGTTCTGCCAGCCCTGAATGTTGCAAACCAGAACACAAGGCTACCTGCAGCTCGTCTGAAGAGGATGACTGTGTTTCTCTGTCCAAGGCCAGCAGCTTTGCAGATATGATGGGGATCCTGAAGGACTTCCACCGGATGAAACAGAGCCAAGATCTGTAAGTATTTGATAAGGAGCTCTGGTGATGTATTTACTGTTTAAGTCATTTTGGCCAGTGGTCTAGTAGAAACTTACATAGTAAGTCCTCAGTAGTGGCTATAATTTACTCCATTCACAAAACTAGCTTGCTTGCTTAATAATACCCCGGGCTCTGGTTTGAGGAAAGAGCAACGTTTTACATTTGGTTGGGTGATCTAACTCAATCATTGGTAGAGATTTATCTAATCCAACTTCTGTCCCCCAGAGGGGCTTCACCACTTTAGTTCTTGCTGGTGACAAGTGTCCCCATGCCCCACCCTTCAAAATAGGGTtgcataataattattttagtatCTCAAACTGGGTTTTTGATAGATGGGAGAATTCCAAAAtgtcccctggggcacctgggtggctgagttggttaagtgtccaattcttgatttcggctcatgatctcacagtgttgGGAtagagccctatgttgggttctgtgctgacaacacagagcctgcttgggattttcgctctgccctttccccactcacgctgtctctctcaaataaacattaaaaaatatacagtggTCCCTTCTTATACAAGCCAACTGGATTAGCCATTTGAAACTTATGAACTTGGCTGCCCAtcagaatttgttaaaaatacaccTTTAAACTTGCTAAAGCAGAACCTCCAAGGAATGGAGGCCTAGGTATTTtaagtgggggtgggaaggagttTAGGAAATACCTACCTTGAGAAATTCACCTCGCAGAGGAAGCCCTAGAGCTCCAGCCAGAGGGATTCACTACCTTGCAGTGTTTCTCCAAGTGTAGTCTGAGCTACCTTTGTGGGATGCACCAGAGAAGCTTGTTCACATGCAGGTTCCTGAGCACTGAAACACTGAAGTTCAACATCCAGACCCCAAAGGCTGGAGTGTTCAGCTATTTGTAAATGCAGATAAAAAAGCTCTTTTGGGGGCTGGGACATGAAGTTTGTCTCCTGAGTTGGAGTTCTTGTTGAAGGGAAGGTTACTCACCTTAGTATGTCTGGCCCCCAATTACTTGTAAAGGCTGACTGACTCCCTCATTGCTTCCTGGATAGTCAGTCCTTTAGGGAAGTCATTTTTAACCTCCCTTCTTGGGGCCTAGGCTGGTTGGTCATACCCACAGTTCCTAGATCTCCTGCATTCCCAAATTCAGCTCCTGCTTCCTTTAAGCTGATCTATGCCTTTTTCTTCTGGTCAATGTTTTATAGAATGACTCTCAAACTTTCTGTTACTTGCCTCTTCACCATATTAGATCCAAACTCCTTCTCGCACTTATTTAATAGAAAGAACTGAATTGATaactaaaaatgagaaagtaGCCCCATCAGCAAAGATTCAGAAATGTGACAGATTGATGTTAGTTAACCCTTACACCTAGTAAAATGACTTCATAAGGACATGTGTAATTTAAAGCACCTATTTTCTAGGTATCTAGGACACTCTTTTATGATGTATCAGGTATTCAAACCTACCCCAATCTGGAGTTGATTCTGTTCCCATGGCTCCCTTATGATGTGAATACTTTACTGTGAATTCTAGATCTCTTGTAAAAACCTCAGGgaaggggcatttgggtggctcggtcagttaagtgtctgacgtcggttcaagtcatgatctcacagtttgtgagttcaaccccgcactgggctctgcacggtcagcttcagatcctccgtctccctctctttctgccccctctctctccaatataaaaataaacattaaacaaaacctCAGTGATAACAGACGTAGGATACTTACCcaataaaaagttcaaaatggtcataaagatgtAAAACTGGGAAGAAGATGGGGAGAAGAATGGAGGAACACAGAActtcaacaaaaagatagaaaatatatgaaaaatacaagTCATGGAGCTGATGAacacaataactgaactgaatgaaaacaCGAGAGGGGTTCACCAGCAGACTAGACGGAACAGAAGAAAGGGTAAGTGAACTCAAACACAAAGCAATAGAATATCTCCAATCAGAGCAGcaagtaggaggaaaaaaaaaagtgaagatagaTTAAGGAACTTAAAGGGGCAACATCAAATGGATTAACATTCTCATTGTAGGgctcccagaaggagagagacagaaatcttATTGAAAAAAGAATGGCTGAAAATGCCCCTTAatgtgggaaaggaaacagacgtCTAGATCCAGGAGGCCTggagagttccaaataagatgaacccaaagagaccctaaaagcagcaagaaaaaaataacttgttaTGTAAAAAGGAACCCCTCCGTAAGACTCTCAGTACATTTTCCAACACTTTGCAGCCCAGGAGGGAATGAAAGTgtattcaaaatgctaaaagaaaaattccaaacaagcaaagttatcattcagaattaatTTCCCAGACagttaaaggagtttatcaccactaaatcggccttaaaagaaatgttaaaatgaccTCTTTGGGCTGAAAAAAGCACTTATCAGAAACAGGCACACATATAAAAAAGAGCAAATCTCACTGGAgagataaatgtaataaaaatgtggATTAATCACTTGTTAAggttaaaaacacaaaagtaaaataacaaagacctaaaaaaaacaaaagtaaaaacgtAACTGATTATAATAGTTAAGGGATATGCAAGAAAAAATGGTGAAATGTGATCTCAAAAATGGGGCGGGGGAGTAAAAATGTTGAGCTTTAGAATGCGATCAAACAAGTTGGCAACtgttttatcaatttaaaatagaCTTATGGATAGGAGTTCTACTTAAGGCTCATCttaactacaaaacaaaaacgtAAATATACACTAGATAAAAAGGAATATAAGCATTACCACTAGAGAGTttcatcaaaccacaaaggaagagagcaagacaagaaaggtacagagaactacagaaacagccagaaaacaataaaatggcaagTACATACTTaccaataacttttttttttaatgtttattcttgagagagacagagtgtgaacaggggagggccagagagggaggcacagaatctgaagcaggatccaggctccaagctgttagcacagagcccgattgtggggctcaaactcacaaaccacgggatcatgacctgagccgaggtcggatgcttaaccaagccacctaagcaccccaatAATTATACCCAATAATGTAAACAGACTAAATATGCCAGTCAAAAAACAGTGGCTAAATGGGGCAGCTGGCTAGCTTAGTtgggagagcatgcaactcttgatcttggggtcatgaggttgagccccatgctgggtgtagagattaaatgaatgaataaataaaaacttttaatgtttatttatgcttaggggagagagaaagaggaggggagaagcagagagagggagacaggatctgaattgggctctgtgctgacagcaaagagcccgatgtgaggctcgaacatacataccatgagatcgtgccctgaagttggacacttaactcactgagccacccaggtgccccaaaaaggactaaaatcttaaggaaaaaaaaaaggctatggctaaatggattaaaaaacaaaacctaagtgctgcctacaagagactcttttAGATGTAGGAACACACACAGATGGAAAgtgaagagatagaaaaagatactccatacaaatggaaaccaaaagaaagctggggtagctgtaacttagaaaaaaatcgacttcaaaacaaagattgtagtaagaaacaaaaggggttatataatgataaaggggtcaatccaagaAGAggatataatatttgtaaatacttATGAACCCAATATAAGAGCatctatatgtataaataaatattgacagaCATGAAGAGAGACAGCCATACAATAGtagcaggagactttaatacccaacttgcatcaatggatagatcatccaggcagaaaataagaaaacatcagcCTTATGTGATGTTAGACCAGACAGACTttacagatatatacagaacatcccATCTAAAAGCAACAGAATGTACactctcaagtgtacatggaacattttccaggatagatcatatggtaggccacaaaacaaagAGGACTGAAATCCTACCAAGCATCTTTTCCAGCTCCAGTGATAAGAAACTAGGTATCAgtggcagctctttctgcccatgggttctgtcccgtgctttaataaaaccaccttatttgctaataaataaataaataaataaataaataaataaataaactagaaatcagttacacaaagaaaactggaaaattcacagatatgtggagattaaacaacatctATGAAAAAACCTGAGAATCAAAgtagaaaccaaaagagaaataaaaaaataccttgacacaaacagaatggaaatataccaaaatttatgagATGTAACAAAAGCAGTTCTGACAAGGAGGTTCACAGCAATAGTGCCTATCAAGAAGCAAAATTCCCAAATAACTTTATACCTTAAGGAAccaggaaaaagaataaatgaaacccaaagttagtagaaggaaggaaataacaaagattagagcagaaataaagactaaaaagcaatagaaaagatGAAAGTAAGAGGTTgtcctttgaaaagataaaaaattgacaaacctctagccagaatCACCAAGAaaaggactcaaaatcagaaataaaagagattacAACTAATACCACAGATGTACAAAGgatgagactactatgaaaaattatgtgccaacaatggacaacctagaagaagtgggtgaattcctagaaacatacaatctaccaagaccgaatcatgaagaaatagaaaatctgaacagattgaTTACTAATAAAGAGATTaaaccagtaatcaaaaacctcccaatgaaaaaaatctaagaccagatgacttcactgggtgaattctaccaaacattcaaagaagaatatcaattctcaaactcttccaaaaaacagaagaggaaggaactcTTTCAAACTCaatttacaaggccagcattatccttaCACCAAAACAAGGACACCAGAAGAAAATacaactataggccaatattcctgaacacagatgcaaaaatcctcaacaaaatattagctaactgaattcaacaataccttaaaagaatcatacaccatgatcaagtgggatttattcaggGGATTCAAGGATAGTCTAATATCTGCACATCAGTGTGATAAACCACATTAAGAAAACCAAGGATAAAAGTCCTATGTTCATTTCACAAGATGCAGAAAAACCTCTCAAGAAAATTCAACATCCAgttgtgataaaaactctcaacaaagcaggtatagaaggatcatacctcaacatttaaataaagtccagaaatgacaagcccacagctaacatcacactgaacagtaaaagctgaaagcttttcctctaagatcagaacaagaaaaaaatgcccaCTCACCACTTTgtcctagccaaagcaatcaggTGAGAATAAGAAAACctatccaaactggaaaggaagaagtagaactgtcactatttgcagataatacACAGAATACCTtcaagactcaaaaaaaaaaaaatggttagaagaaatgaattcagtaatttgcaggatacaaaatcagtaagtaaaaatctgttatttctatacattaataacagACTacctgagaaatttaaaaaaacaatcccatttacaactgcatcaaaaagaatagaataccAAGGATTaattttaaccaaggaggtgaaaactACAAGATatcaaggaaagaaattaaaggagacccaaataaatagatattgggagaaattaaagaagatacaaataaatatatattcggAGAATTAATATTggtaaaatatccatactacccaaagcagtctacagattaaTGCAATTgctataaaaattccaatggcattctgcacagaactagaacaaagaatcctaaaatttgattTGGAAccccaaagaccccaaatagccaaagcaatcttgagaaagaagaagctgaaggcatcacactccctgatttcaagctctattacaaagctatagtaaatacaacagtatgatattggcataaaaacagaaacagttcAGTGGAGCAGAACAGAGCCcataaataaactcacacatatatggtcacTTTACAACAAAGGATCCAGGAAcatacagtggggaaaagacagtctcttccataaatggtgctgggaaaactggatagccacatacaaacaaatgaaactcAACCACTGTCTTAACACCACATgcaaaacttaactcaaaatgtattaaagacttgaatgtaagacctaaaaccataaaactcctagaagaaaacacaggtatgTGGACGTAGGACATAGGTTATGGCAATGATCTTTTCAACTGGACaccaaaagtaaaagcaaaaataaacaaatggggcTGTAtcaaaaaagcttctgcacagcaaaggaaaccatcagcaaaatgaaagggCAGACTattgaatgtgagaaaatatttgcaaatcatatatccaataagggttaatatctaaaatatatgaagaactacaacttaatagcaaaaaacaaataaaaagaccaaaaacccagtctgattaaaaaataggcagaggggatgcctggctgactcagtcggtgggttgtgacttcgagccccaggctgggtgtagagattacttactttactgaatgaatgaatgaatgaatgaatgacagagaaCTGcaatagacatgtttccaaagacatacagatgaccaatagGCACATAAatagatgcttaacatcactaatcatcagggaaatgcaaatcaaaaccacaatgtacctcacacctgttagaatggccattatcaaaaaaataaaaaaataagtgttggcaaggatgtggagaaaaggaaacccttgtgactgggtaggaatgtaaactggtgcataCACCAtgagaaacagtatggaggttagtcaaaaaaattaaatagaactaccatatgatccagcagttctacttctggtattatcagaaaacaaaaacacttaagatgtatgcacccccatattcactgcaacattatttacaaaaagcAAGATAGGGAAACAGCCTatcatcaatggatgagtggataaagaaattgtggtacagatacacaatgcaatattattcagccgttaagaaagaatgaagtcttgctatATCCAGCAATATGATGCCTTGAGGtcatttatgctaagtgaaacaagccagactgagaaagaaaaatactgtatgatagcTTATATGTgagtctaaattaaaaaataaaacacaggggcgcctgggtggctcagtcggttaagcgtccgacttcagctcaggtcgcgatctcgcggtccgtgagttctgggctctgggctgatggctcagagcctggagcctgcttccaattctgtgtctccctctctctctgctcctcccccattcatgctctgtctctctctctctgtctcaaaaataaacgttaaaacaaacaaacaaacaaataaataaataaataaataaataaaataaaacacaaaaaacaagcctatagatacaaagaacagactaGTGCCTGCCAGAGACTGCAGTGGAGATGGGAGAACTAG is a genomic window containing:
- the MTFR1L gene encoding mitochondrial fission regulator 1-like isoform X1, whose protein sequence is MSAMEANVTIPIWQNKPHGAARSVVRRIGTNLPLKPCPRASFQTLPNISDLCLRDVPPVPTLADIAWIAADEEETYARVRSDTRPLRHTWKPSPLIVMQRNASVPNLRGSEERLLALKKPALPALSRTTELQDELSHLRSQIAKIVAADAASASLTPDFLSPGSSNVSSPLPCFGSSFHSTTSFVISDITEETEVEVPELPSVPLLCSASPECCKPEHKATCSSSEEDDCVSLSKASSFADMMGILKDFHRMKQSQDLSRSLLKEEDPAVLISEVLRRKFALKEEDISRKGN
- the MTFR1L gene encoding mitochondrial fission regulator 1-like isoform X2, producing MSAMEANVTIPIWQNKPHGAARSVVRRIGTNLPLKPCPRASFQTLPNISDLCLRDVPPVPTLADIAWIAADEEETYARVRSDTRPLRHTWKPSPLIVMQRNASVPNLRGSEERLLALKKPALPALSRTTELQDELSHLRSQIAKIVAADAASASLTPDFLSPGSSNVSSPLPCFGSSFHSTTSFVISDITEETEVEVPELPSVPLLCSASPECCKPEHKATCSSSEEDDCVSLSKASSFADMMGILKDFHRMKQSQDLAGPSGEPQQLTANPQIQGLAITTPGS
- the MTFR1L gene encoding mitochondrial fission regulator 1-like isoform X3, with the translated sequence MYPQSLLWLTSPGLLRMKRRHMPGSDTRPLRHTWKPSPLIVMQRNASVPNLRGSEERLLALKKPALPALSRTTELQDELSHLRSQIAKIVAADAASASLTPDFLSPGSSNVSSPLPCFGSSFHSTTSFVISDITEETEVEVPELPSVPLLCSASPECCKPEHKATCSSSEEDDCVSLSKASSFADMMGILKDFHRMKQSQDLSRSLLKEEDPAVLISEVLRRKFALKEEDISRKGN